The following coding sequences lie in one Sphingobium sp. KCTC 72723 genomic window:
- a CDS encoding adenosine deaminase has product MTDLDSFIRALPKAELHLHIEGSLEPELMFALAKRNGIAIPYASVEDIRAAYAFGNLQDFLDIYYAGADVLRTQQDFHDLATAYFDRAAADGVVHAELMFDPQTHTDRGIPFATVIEGLLSAMADAQTRHGISSALILSFLRHLSEEAAFDTLAAADPWLDRIAAVGLDSSENGHPPEKFARVFATAAAKGLRLTAHAGEEGPPAYVYQALDLLHVDRIDHGNRALEDDALVDRLVREAMTLTVCPLSNLKLCVVHDLADHPIDRMLALGLRATINSDDPAYFGGYIADNYRAAAVARGLTKAQLGELARNSFTGSFLPADAIAAHLERLDAYL; this is encoded by the coding sequence ATGACCGATCTCGACAGCTTCATCCGCGCCTTGCCCAAGGCCGAACTCCATCTGCATATCGAAGGAAGTCTGGAGCCGGAACTGATGTTCGCTCTTGCCAAGCGCAACGGCATCGCCATCCCCTATGCCAGCGTGGAGGATATCCGTGCTGCCTATGCCTTTGGCAATCTTCAGGATTTTCTCGACATCTATTATGCCGGGGCGGACGTGCTGCGAACACAGCAGGACTTTCATGATCTCGCCACCGCCTATTTCGATCGCGCGGCGGCGGACGGCGTGGTCCACGCCGAACTCATGTTCGATCCGCAGACCCATACCGATCGCGGCATACCCTTCGCCACCGTGATCGAGGGGCTGCTCTCGGCCATGGCCGACGCACAAACGCGGCACGGCATCAGCAGCGCACTCATCCTCTCCTTCCTGCGTCACCTGAGCGAGGAGGCGGCGTTCGATACACTCGCCGCCGCAGACCCCTGGCTCGACCGCATCGCCGCCGTCGGCCTCGATTCCTCCGAAAATGGCCATCCGCCCGAAAAATTCGCCCGCGTGTTCGCCACCGCCGCCGCCAAGGGTCTGCGCCTGACCGCCCATGCCGGGGAGGAAGGCCCACCCGCCTATGTCTATCAGGCGCTCGACCTCCTGCATGTCGATCGGATCGACCATGGCAACCGCGCGCTGGAAGATGACGCCCTTGTCGACCGGCTGGTGCGCGAAGCCATGACGCTGACCGTCTGCCCGCTCTCCAACCTCAAGCTATGCGTCGTCCACGATCTGGCCGATCATCCGATCGACCGGATGCTGGCGCTCGGCCTGCGCGCGACGATCAATTCGGACGATCCCGCCTATTTCGGCGGCTATATCGCCGATAATTATCGCGCGGCAGCGGTAGCGCGCGGCCTCACAAAGGCACAGCTTGGCGAACTCGCCCGCAACAGCTTCACCGGATCGTTCTTGCCAGCGGACGCCATCGCCGCCCATCTCGAACGACTGGACGCCTATCTATGA
- a CDS encoding LysR family transcriptional regulator — protein MPALSRFLRYFIAVGRLGSIRRAADELNVSASAIDRQILNVEANLGMPLFERLPTGLRLTAAGEIMMAAGSKWQKNMVDVRAQIEDLRGLKRGHVDIAVIDALAKGYIPAAIQALQTKYPGITIGVRVLENDAVRRATARGEVDFGIFFEPQTVRDLAVRAFVEVVLGFVTPTGHALGMKREARFSSCVGSKLIVPAEPLAVYEQISVLEGATGVEIDRAVASDNIQMITSLVTQGVGIGILTSLDVITEVRRGILCFTKISDPVLRPMTLALCTASARTPSYAAGIVLQEIETGFPQLSYPISIDGAAKD, from the coding sequence ATGCCGGCGCTTTCAAGATTTCTGCGCTATTTCATAGCAGTAGGCCGTTTAGGATCGATCCGGCGGGCCGCGGATGAGCTGAATGTATCGGCGTCCGCGATCGATCGACAGATTTTGAACGTCGAAGCCAATCTGGGGATGCCATTATTCGAGCGGTTGCCGACCGGGCTGCGCCTGACCGCGGCGGGCGAAATCATGATGGCGGCGGGCAGCAAGTGGCAAAAGAATATGGTCGATGTCCGCGCGCAGATAGAAGATCTGCGCGGCCTAAAGCGTGGGCATGTCGACATCGCGGTCATCGACGCTTTGGCCAAAGGCTATATCCCGGCAGCGATTCAGGCGCTCCAGACCAAATATCCCGGCATCACGATTGGCGTGCGCGTGCTGGAAAATGACGCCGTGCGCCGGGCAACGGCGCGGGGCGAGGTGGATTTCGGCATTTTCTTTGAGCCGCAGACGGTCCGCGATCTGGCGGTGCGCGCCTTTGTCGAGGTCGTGCTGGGCTTCGTCACGCCGACGGGCCATGCGCTGGGCATGAAGCGGGAAGCGCGCTTTTCCAGTTGCGTCGGATCCAAGCTGATCGTCCCGGCCGAGCCGCTGGCCGTATATGAACAGATCAGCGTGCTGGAAGGGGCAACGGGGGTGGAAATCGACCGGGCCGTTGCGTCGGACAATATCCAGATGATCACTTCGCTCGTCACGCAAGGGGTCGGCATCGGCATATTGACCTCGCTTGACGTCATTACCGAAGTGCGGCGCGGGATCCTGTGCTTTACCAAAATTTCAGACCCGGTCCTGCGGCCGATGACGCTGGCGCTATGCACTGCGTCGGCACGCACGCCCTCTTATGCGGCGGGAATCGTGTTGCAGGAAATTGAGACGGGATTCCCGCAACTCAGCTATCCAATATCCATAGATGGGGCTGCCAAAGACTGA
- the guaD gene encoding guanine deaminase, with protein MTQSSKGIWGFRGELLSVSRDPHHHPDAVRHEPDGLLVVEDGIVVARGDHATLAPRYPGLAITHLPGLIVPGFIDAHVHYAQMDHIASHGEQLLDWLDRHIFPAEKAFAERAHSDRTATLFLDELLRNGTTSALVFPTVHAHSVDALFDAALRRNMRILSGKILMDLGPDGLADTVDSGREESDSLIRRWRGRGRLGYAVTPRFALTSSDAQLQVAGALLADHPDVLLHTHLAENVRECAAVADRFPQAQDYLDVYDRFGLVGDRSVFAHGVHLSDSACTRLAQSGAGIAVCPSSNLFLGSGFFDFTQADAHRVRIGLGTDVGAGTSFSLLHTSGLAYQAALARGTPLDPFRALYLATAGSAALLHIDDRVGGLEPGQEADFVLLDSNATPLLARRTANATLAERLFALQILGDDRVIARTYIMGQCAWDRQGIAS; from the coding sequence ATGACGCAAAGCTCTAAGGGGATTTGGGGCTTTCGCGGCGAACTCCTGTCAGTATCACGCGACCCGCATCATCATCCCGATGCAGTGCGCCACGAACCGGACGGTCTGTTGGTGGTGGAAGATGGCATCGTCGTCGCGCGCGGCGATCATGCGACGCTGGCGCCCCGCTATCCGGGCCTGGCGATCACGCATCTCCCCGGCCTGATCGTCCCCGGCTTCATCGACGCCCATGTCCATTATGCGCAGATGGACCATATCGCCTCGCACGGCGAACAACTGCTCGACTGGCTCGATCGCCATATCTTCCCGGCTGAGAAAGCCTTTGCCGAGCGCGCTCATTCAGATCGCACCGCGACGCTGTTTCTGGACGAATTGCTGCGCAACGGCACGACCAGCGCACTGGTCTTTCCCACCGTCCATGCCCATTCGGTCGACGCCCTGTTCGACGCGGCGCTGCGCCGGAACATGCGCATCCTGTCGGGCAAGATCTTGATGGACCTTGGCCCCGATGGACTGGCCGACACAGTCGATAGCGGGCGCGAGGAGAGCGACTCCCTGATCCGCCGCTGGCGGGGACGCGGGCGCCTTGGCTATGCCGTGACGCCGCGCTTTGCTCTTACATCCTCGGACGCGCAGTTGCAGGTTGCGGGTGCCTTGCTCGCCGACCATCCCGATGTGCTGCTACACACGCATCTGGCCGAAAATGTCCGCGAATGTGCTGCTGTGGCGGATCGCTTTCCGCAGGCGCAGGATTATCTGGACGTTTATGACCGCTTCGGTCTGGTCGGCGACCGGTCGGTCTTTGCCCATGGCGTCCATCTGTCCGACAGCGCCTGCACCCGACTGGCGCAGAGCGGCGCGGGAATTGCCGTCTGCCCCAGCTCCAACCTGTTTCTGGGATCGGGTTTCTTCGACTTCACGCAAGCGGATGCCCATAGGGTACGCATCGGCCTTGGCACCGATGTCGGCGCAGGCACGTCTTTCTCCCTGCTCCATACATCGGGCCTTGCCTATCAGGCCGCACTTGCCCGTGGTACCCCGCTCGATCCCTTCCGCGCCCTTTATCTGGCGACGGCGGGCAGCGCCGCCCTGCTCCACATTGACGACCGGGTCGGCGGTCTGGAGCCGGGGCAAGAGGCCGATTTCGTCCTGCTCGATAGCAACGCCACCCCGCTGCTGGCACGCCGCACGGCAAACGCCACGCTTGCAGAACGCCTCTTTGCGCTGCAAATCCTCGGCGACGACCGCGTCATCGCGCGGACCTATATTATGGGCCAATGCGCCTGGGACCGACAAGGCATAGCATCATGA
- a CDS encoding nucleoside hydrolase: MRLLATLLVLLMTIGLAHADTPKRKVIIDDEGFALMHLMLLESPDVDVLGITTVTGNAWANRATAMALRGLEIAHRTDVPVVQGATYPLLNTEVLTDRWEALYGKLTWKGAWMKQWVEPTQQSTPPYFGPNDPVVLPEGNPTTKARDEIAANFLIRMVRQYPGEVTIIAAGPLTNLALAQRLDPAFASLAKELVYMGGSLNPRQALDNRAAADFAREFVNTPRREFNIRFDPEAASIVARSPWKAITIVPVDPSTGTQRSRSLLDRMAKSASPDLARFIAAMEPGFPLWDEIAAGVWLDPTLVTDQQTLYVDYNSQFGPGYGDMLSWFAPYRPGLGEQPATVIRTIDAARLEALMVRLMASSQAKMTVASPTARR; encoded by the coding sequence ATGAGGCTGCTCGCGACTCTCCTCGTCCTACTCATGACCATCGGCCTCGCCCATGCCGATACGCCCAAACGCAAGGTGATCATAGATGATGAGGGCTTTGCGCTCATGCACCTCATGCTGCTGGAATCGCCCGATGTCGATGTGCTGGGCATCACTACGGTAACGGGCAATGCCTGGGCCAATCGCGCAACCGCCATGGCCCTGCGCGGGCTGGAAATCGCCCACCGCACCGACGTGCCGGTCGTGCAGGGTGCGACCTATCCCCTGCTCAACACGGAAGTCCTGACCGATCGCTGGGAAGCGCTCTATGGCAAGCTGACATGGAAAGGCGCGTGGATGAAGCAGTGGGTCGAACCGACCCAGCAAAGCACCCCGCCCTATTTCGGTCCCAACGATCCGGTAGTCCTGCCCGAAGGCAATCCGACGACCAAAGCGCGCGACGAAATCGCCGCCAATTTCCTGATTCGCATGGTCCGCCAATATCCCGGCGAAGTGACGATCATCGCCGCCGGGCCGCTCACCAACCTGGCGCTCGCCCAGCGGCTCGACCCCGCCTTCGCCAGCCTCGCGAAGGAGCTGGTCTATATGGGCGGCTCGCTCAATCCCCGGCAAGCGCTCGACAATCGCGCCGCTGCCGATTTTGCCCGCGAATTCGTCAACACGCCGCGCCGCGAATTCAACATCCGCTTCGACCCCGAAGCCGCCAGCATCGTCGCGCGCAGCCCTTGGAAGGCGATCACTATCGTCCCCGTCGACCCCTCGACCGGCACCCAGCGCAGCCGGTCGCTGCTCGACCGCATGGCAAAATCCGCCAGCCCCGACCTTGCTCGCTTCATCGCCGCGATGGAACCCGGCTTCCCGCTGTGGGACGAGATCGCAGCGGGCGTCTGGCTCGACCCGACCCTCGTCACTGACCAGCAGACGCTCTATGTCGATTATAACAGCCAGTTCGGCCCCGGCTATGGCGACATGCTATCCTGGTTCGCGCCCTATCGCCCCGGCCTTGGCGAGCAACCCGCCACTGTCATTCGCACGATCGACGCAGCCCGGCTGGAAGCCTTGATGGTCCGCCTGATGGCCAGCAGCCAGGCAAAAATGACCGTCGCCAGCCCGACCGCCAGACGCTAG
- the xdhC gene encoding xanthine dehydrogenase accessory protein XdhC produces MTDWLDWLRAVAGKEACALISIVASEGSAPRGAGTRMLVTADTLHGTIGGGQLEYRAVEQARAILDHPPGHWRVQDYPLGPLLGQCCGGRVRLLIEHIAPTAMDWLADAADERILVSTFMPDRVERHVNDHAIPSSLSARGDRPRTGDSVVESIGQHRRPIYLFGAGHVGQAIARHAANLPFRLAWFDTRPVFETIEGVAVVPEAAIEQCVADAPDDAAILILTHDHALDYRLTLAAVRRPPCAFTGLIGSATKGARFHARLTRDGIDAQARAHLTSPIGVPGVSGKEPDVIAIAVLAQLLQLRAV; encoded by the coding sequence ATGACCGACTGGCTGGACTGGTTGCGCGCCGTCGCAGGCAAGGAAGCGTGCGCGCTGATCAGCATCGTGGCGAGCGAAGGCTCCGCGCCGCGCGGCGCAGGTACGCGGATGCTCGTTACCGCCGACACGCTCCATGGCACAATTGGCGGCGGACAGCTTGAATATCGCGCGGTGGAGCAGGCCCGCGCCATTCTGGACCATCCACCGGGACATTGGCGGGTGCAGGATTATCCGCTGGGACCGTTGCTGGGACAATGTTGTGGCGGGCGGGTGCGGCTGCTGATCGAGCATATCGCCCCGACTGCGATGGACTGGCTGGCGGACGCAGCCGACGAGCGCATCCTCGTTTCGACCTTCATGCCCGACCGGGTGGAACGCCACGTCAACGACCATGCCATCCCATCCAGCCTGTCGGCGCGCGGCGACCGCCCCCGCACGGGTGACAGCGTGGTGGAGAGCATCGGCCAGCATCGCAGACCGATCTATCTGTTCGGGGCCGGCCATGTGGGGCAGGCGATTGCCCGCCACGCCGCCAACCTGCCCTTCCGCCTCGCCTGGTTCGACACGCGCCCGGTGTTTGAAACGATCGAAGGCGTCGCCGTGGTGCCGGAGGCCGCAATCGAGCAATGCGTTGCGGACGCACCCGATGACGCCGCCATTCTCATCCTGACCCACGACCATGCACTGGATTATCGTCTGACCCTTGCCGCCGTCCGTCGCCCGCCCTGCGCCTTTACCGGCCTCATAGGTTCCGCCACCAAGGGCGCGCGCTTTCATGCCCGGCTGACGCGCGACGGCATCGACGCACAGGCGCGCGCACACCTGACTTCGCCGATCGGCGTGCCGGGCGTCTCGGGCAAGGAACCCGATGTCATCGCCATCGCCGTGCTGGCCCAATTGCTCCAATTGAGGGCGGTATGA
- a CDS encoding phosphoribosyltransferase — MHESAEPQLHYITNDAFLADVQSLAQSIEQGDWKPDFVIGIGRGGLVPAVYISHQTALPMLSIDHSSKVPGFADELLAKVAAKSAAGLRLLFIDDINDSGGTIDYVRQLLADNGCRADNLRFAVIITNSRSRVTVDYWSQIIDRDEDKRWFVFPWEAVATKGAIVEEALSVPERLG; from the coding sequence ATGCACGAATCGGCTGAGCCACAACTTCATTATATTACCAACGACGCTTTTCTGGCCGATGTGCAGAGCCTGGCGCAGTCGATCGAACAAGGCGACTGGAAGCCGGATTTCGTCATCGGCATCGGGCGGGGCGGGCTGGTCCCGGCGGTCTATATCTCGCACCAGACCGCGCTGCCGATGCTGTCGATCGACCATAGTTCCAAGGTGCCTGGCTTTGCCGACGAACTGCTGGCCAAGGTGGCGGCAAAAAGTGCCGCGGGGCTGCGCCTGCTGTTTATCGACGATATAAACGATAGCGGCGGCACGATCGATTATGTGCGGCAATTGCTGGCGGACAATGGATGTCGGGCGGACAATCTGCGCTTTGCCGTCATCATCACCAACAGCCGGTCGCGCGTGACGGTAGATTATTGGTCGCAGATCATCGACCGGGACGAGGATAAGCGCTGGTTCGTATTCCCCTGGGAAGCGGTCGCCACCAAGGGCGCGATCGTCGAGGAAGCGCTGTCCGTGCCTGAACGGCTGGGCTGA
- a CDS encoding purine nucleoside permease: MPVRVVIVSMFEIGEDSGDKPGEFQLWKERRHLDMRIPFPQSHHDLYYDPKTQVLGMVTGMGNIKSATATMALGLDQRFDLSHAYWLVAGIAGIDPQDASIGSAAWARYLVDGDLAHEIDAREIPADWKSGYFPLHSKGPNDPSPPVGQGEIFEINPALRDWAYDLTKDMVLPDDPSIRKERARFTNHPMAQRPPFVLKGDQLAAITFWHGARMTDWANDWVQYWTQGKGEFVTSAMEETGTYQSIVYLDQIGRVDKDRFMVLRAGSNFTMPPPGDTAAHYLLTENEGYAGMTAALESLYLVGSKVVDELVGHWDRYEKTVPQ, from the coding sequence ATGCCAGTCCGTGTCGTCATCGTCTCCATGTTCGAAATCGGCGAGGATAGCGGCGACAAGCCGGGCGAATTCCAGCTCTGGAAGGAACGGCGGCATCTCGACATGCGCATTCCCTTCCCCCAGTCCCATCATGACCTCTATTATGATCCCAAGACGCAGGTGCTGGGCATGGTGACTGGCATGGGCAACATCAAATCGGCAACGGCCACCATGGCGCTGGGTCTGGACCAACGGTTCGACCTGTCCCACGCCTATTGGCTGGTCGCGGGCATTGCGGGCATCGACCCGCAGGATGCCTCGATCGGTTCGGCGGCCTGGGCGCGCTATCTGGTCGATGGTGACCTCGCCCATGAAATCGACGCGCGGGAAATTCCTGCCGATTGGAAAAGCGGCTATTTCCCGCTGCATAGCAAAGGTCCAAACGACCCCAGCCCGCCGGTCGGCCAGGGCGAAATCTTCGAAATCAACCCCGCCTTGCGCGACTGGGCCTATGACCTGACCAAGGACATGGTGCTGCCCGACGATCCTTCGATCCGCAAGGAGCGGGCGCGCTTCACCAACCATCCCATGGCCCAACGCCCGCCTTTCGTGCTGAAGGGCGATCAACTGGCCGCCATAACCTTCTGGCACGGCGCGCGGATGACTGACTGGGCCAATGACTGGGTGCAATATTGGACACAGGGGAAGGGCGAATTTGTCACCTCCGCGATGGAGGAAACCGGCACCTATCAATCGATCGTCTATCTCGACCAGATCGGCCGGGTGGACAAGGACCGCTTCATGGTACTGCGCGCGGGCAGCAACTTCACCATGCCGCCGCCCGGCGACACTGCCGCCCATTATCTGCTGACCGAAAATGAGGGCTATGCCGGCATGACCGCCGCGCTGGAAAGCCTCTATCTGGTCGGGTCCAAAGTGGTGGACGAACTGGTCGGCCATTGGGATCGTTACGAAAAGACCGTGCCGCAATAG
- a CDS encoding TonB-dependent siderophore receptor, with translation MAKFHRLHAPNNGRSHRTLALMATGLLSCTALTSPVLAQAPAPADAAEQSAEIVVTGALEALPLKDVGSIFGFNKTLLETPRSASTISSEQIERFGITNIYDLVAQSPGTFTNSFFGVGGALDIRGTPGEVFFRGVRRLDNPGNYPTPIGASERIDIVRGPSSPIYGPSKTGGYMNFVPKSARVAGGALMSAPEGEVSYTRGSWDYNVLKAQVRGPAKIGATELGYSLYAEIEDSGSYYDNMSTKQTILQAAFDSQITDSIRIEFGGMYHNFKGQQNGGWNRLTQDLVDNGTYITGSAKPLDTNGDGQLSQSEFRAGGNFNPFGTFGCAAGTATPGISAANFTDACLNASFSNLALQNVGTTTLSRRKTLTGKDDRLDNIAKTGYFDIIYNAESGLEIKNQLFYDGIENINENSYGFSQFHKSWVIEDKIVASKTFDSSAGKFSFQLSPSIRYTKFLHGDDFNFEYFHRVDLTQGYTPLSDRLLSTECDCNYTNYLKGHYTDLGFAALTDLDFNFGLDVVLGARYDKVKVNSTNIVEKLQTAPGVVTGKGSKGGWSWNASASYKLPFGVIPYVTASRQTTVIAGQGSEIDPGTAVGDTFLTASKLIEGGIKGSFLDNMLYTAVSVYKQERTDHNIQSSTVNQSVETKGVEAEFRWSVDKHFLITGAYTHTVVTNLSFLDAGTTFSFFGIEDLINVSNPAATLGGQVGGLVPIPNKAAAARAGIPKNLYSLTGTYSFDNGLAFSASVVKVDSVFSGQSRVVKLPAYTLVDVGVSYEMDSWLFRLNVKNLTNETYYRANFTELFGSTIVLPERPRSYQATISYKF, from the coding sequence ATGGCGAAATTTCACCGATTGCACGCACCGAATAACGGCCGGTCGCACCGCACATTGGCTCTGATGGCCACCGGGCTGCTGTCCTGCACCGCGCTGACATCGCCGGTTCTGGCCCAGGCACCGGCCCCGGCCGACGCAGCGGAACAAAGTGCCGAAATCGTCGTCACAGGCGCACTCGAAGCGCTGCCGCTCAAGGATGTCGGCTCCATCTTCGGCTTTAACAAGACACTGCTGGAAACCCCGCGCTCCGCCTCTACCATCAGCAGCGAACAGATCGAACGCTTTGGTATCACCAACATCTATGATCTGGTCGCGCAATCGCCCGGCACCTTCACCAACAGCTTCTTTGGCGTCGGCGGCGCGCTCGACATTCGCGGCACGCCCGGCGAAGTCTTTTTCCGTGGCGTTCGCCGTCTCGACAATCCGGGCAACTATCCAACGCCGATCGGCGCGTCCGAACGGATCGACATCGTGCGCGGCCCCTCCTCGCCCATTTACGGCCCGTCCAAGACCGGAGGCTACATGAATTTCGTGCCAAAATCGGCGCGCGTCGCCGGTGGCGCACTGATGAGCGCACCGGAAGGCGAAGTCAGCTATACCCGTGGCAGCTGGGACTATAACGTCCTCAAAGCGCAGGTGCGCGGCCCCGCCAAAATCGGCGCGACGGAACTGGGCTACAGCCTCTATGCCGAAATCGAGGATTCCGGCAGCTATTACGACAATATGTCGACCAAGCAGACGATCCTGCAAGCTGCCTTCGACAGCCAGATCACTGATAGCATCCGCATCGAATTCGGCGGCATGTACCATAATTTCAAGGGTCAGCAGAATGGCGGCTGGAACCGCCTGACGCAGGATCTGGTGGATAACGGCACCTATATCACCGGCAGCGCCAAGCCGCTCGATACCAATGGCGACGGCCAGCTTTCACAATCGGAATTTCGCGCCGGCGGCAATTTCAACCCGTTCGGCACATTTGGCTGCGCCGCTGGCACGGCGACGCCGGGAATATCTGCTGCCAATTTCACCGACGCCTGCCTGAACGCCAGCTTCTCCAATCTGGCGTTGCAGAATGTCGGCACCACCACGCTTAGTCGCCGCAAAACCCTGACCGGCAAGGACGATCGCCTCGATAACATCGCGAAAACCGGCTATTTCGACATCATCTACAATGCCGAGAGCGGGCTTGAAATCAAGAATCAGCTCTTTTACGACGGTATCGAGAATATCAACGAGAACAGCTATGGATTCTCACAATTCCACAAATCCTGGGTGATCGAAGACAAGATCGTCGCGTCCAAGACCTTCGACAGTTCGGCCGGCAAATTCTCGTTCCAGCTTTCACCGTCGATCCGCTACACGAAATTCCTGCACGGCGACGATTTCAACTTTGAATATTTCCACCGTGTCGACCTGACACAGGGCTATACGCCCTTGTCGGACCGGCTGCTTTCGACCGAGTGCGACTGCAACTATACCAATTATCTCAAGGGCCATTATACCGACCTGGGCTTCGCCGCCCTCACCGATCTCGATTTCAATTTCGGCCTGGATGTCGTCCTTGGCGCCCGTTACGACAAGGTGAAGGTCAATTCGACCAACATCGTCGAAAAGCTGCAAACCGCGCCCGGCGTCGTGACCGGGAAAGGATCGAAGGGCGGCTGGTCTTGGAATGCCAGTGCATCCTACAAGCTGCCGTTCGGCGTCATCCCTTATGTAACGGCGTCACGCCAAACCACCGTGATTGCAGGTCAGGGTTCGGAAATCGACCCCGGCACGGCCGTCGGCGACACATTCCTGACCGCGTCCAAACTGATCGAAGGCGGCATCAAGGGCAGCTTTCTCGACAACATGCTCTACACCGCCGTGTCGGTGTATAAGCAGGAGCGGACCGACCATAATATCCAGTCCTCGACCGTCAACCAGTCGGTCGAAACAAAGGGTGTAGAGGCGGAATTCCGCTGGTCGGTCGACAAGCATTTCCTCATCACTGGTGCCTATACCCACACGGTCGTCACCAATTTGAGCTTCCTCGACGCCGGGACGACTTTCAGCTTCTTTGGTATCGAAGATCTGATCAACGTGTCCAACCCTGCGGCAACGCTGGGTGGGCAGGTCGGCGGCCTTGTCCCCATTCCCAACAAGGCGGCGGCCGCGCGGGCGGGCATTCCCAAAAATCTCTACTCGCTGACCGGCACCTATTCGTTCGACAATGGCCTCGCTTTCTCTGCCAGCGTGGTCAAGGTGGACTCGGTCTTTTCGGGCCAGTCGCGGGTCGTGAAACTGCCTGCCTACACGCTGGTCGATGTGGGGGTTTCCTACGAGATGGACAGTTGGCTGTTCCGTCTGAACGTCAAAAACCTGACCAACGAAACCTATTATCGCGCCAACTTCACCGAACTGTTCGGCAGCACGATTGTCCTGCCCGAACGGCCACGCAGCTATCAAGCGACGATTTCGTATAAATTCTGA
- a CDS encoding TIGR00730 family Rossman fold protein produces MRICVYLGSSPGNSPVYREAAERVGGLLAQRGIGLVYGGGTVGLMGVIADTVCAAGGEVIGVIPEALRAREHDHPGLTQLHVVKTMHERKAMMAQFADGFLCLPGGIGTLEEIFEAWCWSQLGYHEKPCGLLNVNGFYTPMSTFIDSVVEEGFLQPRHRAMLLIDNDPQVLLDRMAQYLPPQTEHWLGADDL; encoded by the coding sequence ATGCGGATCTGCGTCTATCTTGGGTCGTCGCCCGGCAATTCCCCGGTCTATCGGGAAGCCGCCGAGCGGGTCGGCGGGTTGCTGGCGCAGCGAGGCATCGGCCTTGTCTACGGTGGTGGCACCGTCGGGCTCATGGGCGTGATAGCGGACACGGTCTGCGCGGCTGGCGGCGAAGTGATTGGCGTCATTCCCGAAGCGCTGCGCGCGCGGGAGCATGATCATCCGGGGCTGACCCAGTTGCACGTCGTCAAGACGATGCACGAGCGCAAGGCGATGATGGCGCAATTTGCCGACGGATTCCTGTGCCTGCCCGGCGGCATCGGCACGCTTGAGGAGATATTCGAGGCTTGGTGCTGGTCGCAGCTTGGCTATCATGAAAAGCCGTGCGGGCTGCTCAACGTCAACGGCTTCTATACGCCGATGTCCACCTTCATTGACTCCGTGGTGGAGGAAGGCTTTCTACAGCCCCGCCACCGCGCGATGCTGCTGATCGACAATGATCCGCAAGTCCTGCTGGACCGCATGGCCCAATATCTGCCGCCGCAGACCGAACATTGGCTGGGTGCCGACGATCTTTAA
- a CDS encoding HAD family hydrolase, translated as MTIKLICLDADDTLWHNMRHFNATEEALVAMLQPFADAHIARDMLNACEGRNLKLYGYGAKGFTLSMIETAAELAGDHLSKGMIEDILAAGRALLAHPVDLFDDVADTLAALAHRGQLVLVTKGDLLHQESKLAASGLGDLFSGIEIVSDKTENTFRRVFGQYSVAAHEAIMAGDSLRSDIRPALEAGAWAAYIPQEGAWVHEIADTPSDHPCFRQLDRLAQLPDVIDAIG; from the coding sequence ATGACGATCAAGCTCATCTGTCTCGATGCCGACGACACGCTGTGGCACAATATGCGGCATTTCAATGCGACCGAAGAAGCGCTGGTGGCCATGCTCCAGCCTTTTGCCGACGCCCATATCGCCCGCGACATGCTCAACGCCTGCGAAGGGCGCAATCTCAAACTCTATGGCTATGGCGCGAAGGGTTTCACGCTTTCGATGATCGAAACGGCAGCGGAACTGGCCGGCGACCATCTGTCCAAAGGGATGATCGAGGATATTCTTGCCGCCGGGCGTGCGCTGCTGGCGCATCCGGTCGATCTGTTTGACGATGTGGCTGACACGCTGGCGGCGCTGGCTCACCGGGGCCAGTTGGTCCTGGTGACCAAAGGCGACTTGCTGCACCAGGAATCGAAACTGGCTGCCTCAGGCCTGGGCGATCTGTTCAGCGGTATCGAAATCGTCAGCGACAAGACGGAAAATACGTTCCGCCGCGTGTTCGGCCAATATAGCGTGGCCGCACATGAAGCGATCATGGCGGGCGATTCCCTGCGGTCGGACATTCGCCCCGCGCTGGAGGCCGGTGCGTGGGCCGCCTATATTCCGCAGGAAGGTGCCTGGGTCCATGAAATTGCGGACACGCCGTCCGACCATCCCTGTTTCCGTCAGCTAGACCGCCTCGCCCAGCTACCCGACGTCATCGACGCGATCGGTTAA